In Spirosoma sp. KUDC1026, the sequence AGACGATTAAGGATAATGTCAGCCCACAAACCGAAGTTGGTTCAATAGCCCCGGTTCCGCACAACAGCTTTGGGTACTCGAAAGCCTCAGATTATACCGCTAAACCCGAATGGCTCTGGAACACACCGGCCAGACAAACGGCTACCAGTAGCCAGCGGGGTATGCCCAACTCGATTGTCGGCAAGTCCTACGCTGACTACGCCGATTTTCAGATGCCCGGTACGTATTACCTCTATCCCGAATTCGATTACTCAGCCTCGCACAACCGCGATGGTGACCGACACTGGCTGGCGGCCCTGCTGGGCGAGCAGGAAGTGAACCTCAAGCTGTCGTCAAAGAAGCGAATTGCGTGGCACTGGCTGTTCAACACCCAAAGTGCCGCTTTTGCCAACAGCGGCAAAGCTGAACATCCGGCCCCACCCGCTGTAGCCGAAGGCATGGGCATTTTCTACTGGTTCACGGGAGCTTTCGGCGTCATCCTGTGGGACGATTACGTCAACCTGACGCCCGACCAGCCCTCTCCCCGAGATCCAGCACAAAAAGGTTTGGGCAGCGACCGCAACTATGCCTGTTATGAGCACTACGTTCATGGCCTGTGGCGGTTGTTTAAACACCATGGTGACCTATTCAATGGCCGGGAGAAATACCTGAACGAAGCGACGGAGTGTTCGTATGACGGCGGAAAAACCTGGGCGAAATACAACGCCAACCAGATCAAAACCCGGAATCTGCCCTTCGTCCGCGCCATCGTTAACGGTGATCAGATTCTCGTAGCCGCCACCCAGGCCTACGCCCGCCCTAATCAGATTACGCAGGTTATGGTCCGTTACGTCGAGGACGGCTATACGTTTAGCACGCCCATCACGCTCAAAGGTGATGAAATCTTCCTGGGCCGGGCGAAGATGAATTAAAGGGGTGGAATAAGGAAAAAAGGAGAAAGGAACAAGATAAAGCCAGTTAGTTGACTTCTTGTTCCTTTCTCCTTTTACAAGGACTCAGTCATTGGCCAGATGATTCAGGCAAGTACTAAGAAAACAAGTTGATTTTTTTGCCTTCCTTGTTCCTTTCTCCTATCCTCCCTGTCCCCTCGTATCAAGAATACCGATCATTCCGCCAGGGGTAGGCCGTGTCGGAGTAGCCGCGTTCTTCCCAGAAGCCAAGTCGGTTGGCATTCATGAACTCGATGCGTTTAATCCATTTCGAGCCTTTCCAGGCGTAGAGTTGGGGTGTAATCATACGGAGTGGGCCACCATGCTCGCGGGTTAGGGGCTGACCGTCCGCAGTGTGCACGAGCAATACGTCTGGTTTGAGGGCTTCCTCTAACGAGATGTTAGTGGCGTAGCCGTCGTAGCCATAGCACATGACGTGCGTCGCTGAGCCTTTCGGATCAACCAGGGCCGCTACGTCCATGAAGCGCACCCCCACCCAGGGGACATCCAGCCGCGACCAGGTTGTTACGCAGTGGAAATCGCTGGTATCTTCGACCTGTGGCAAGGCCATCAGGTCTTCCCATTTCAACCGAAGCGGGTGGTTGACCTCCCCGTCAATGTTCAGCTGCCATTTATCCAGCGGAATAGCGGGCTGGTAACCGAGGTCCAGCACCGGCCATTTGGTCGTAACCGTCTGGCCAATGGGAACGGCAGGCATACCATGGCGATTTGTGGGGCCTGATCCGCGCGGTTTTGCGTCGGTCATGGACGGCGTCTGGGCTATTTTCTCCTCAAACCGGCGTTTGAGTTTCATCCGGGCCTCGACGATTCTATCTTGCTTTTCGTTGGCTTCCATAGTTTGCTAGTGCGTGTTTACGAATAACAGCAAAAACAAGTACGTAGTTTGCCGCAGTCCGGTTAAGTCGAGAAACTACGTACTCGCTGATTCAATGCCTTTTAGGCCACCCGGACGTAGCTCCCCAGCAGCTTCACTTCGGCCGCATGGTGGTTCAGGATTTCCTGCAGAGCCGGTTCGCTGGCGTGGCCTTCGCACTCGAGCAGGAACCAGTAGCGGAACGTAGCACCATCGCGCAGGGGCCGGCTTTCAATCTTGGTCAGGTTGATTCCCCTGGCGTTGAACTCCTGCAGAAACTCCGCCAGTACACCCGGCGACTCGGTATTGGGCAGCCGGGCAATGAGCGTCGTTTTGTCATGACCGCTCGGCTGATTCTGGAAATCTTTAGCCAGAATCAAAAAGCGCGTCCGGTTCAGGTTGCTGTCTTCGATATTGTCGAACAGCACCGGTACGTCGAATAGCTTGGCGGCAATGTTGGAGCATACGGCCGCAGCATACGGTTGCTGAGCTGCCAGCTTAGCCGCTTTCGAAGTCGATTCCACGGGTACCAACTCAGCTTTTAATCCATCAAACGAGTCGTTCAGGAAACGGCTGCACTGCCGGAACGCAATGTCTTTGGAATAGATATGCGTGATATCGGCCAGGTTTTCGGCCTGCGTGGCAAACGTAAAATGAACCGGAATATGCGCTTCGGCAACAATGCAAAGATTCTTTTCCAGCAGCAGGTCAATTGCTTCGCTCACTACCCCTTCCTGGTTGTTTTCGATAGGAACCACACCGAAGCGCGCCCGGCCCGTTTCGACGCTTTCAAACACCGACCGGATCGTGGGCAGCGCCGTGTAGGTACTCATAGCCCCAAACCGGCTTTCAGCGGCCTGGTGCGTAAAGCTGCCTTCGGGTCCCAGAAACGCCACTCGCTCGGGCAATTCCAGGTTGCGCGATACGGCAAAGATTTCGAGAAAGATAGCCTCGATGGCTGATTGATTCAGCAGGCCTTTGTTCTGAGCAGAAAGCCGATCCAGAATTTGTTTTTCGCGCTCGGGCCGGTAGATGACCGTGTTCGTCGAGCGTTTGAGTTCGCCTACCTGACGGACCAGGTCCATGCGCTGGTTAAGCAGCATCAGTAATTGGTCGTCAAGGGCATCGATGTCCGTACGGAGAGATTCAAGCGTCATTGTGCAGAGAGCCAGACGCTACGTAGCGCCAAGAGGAGGCCCGGTCCTGTTTCGCAAAAGTACAGTACCCGTCGCCTACTGCAAACTTTGACCGGACGAAAAAGCGAGCGGGCCTGATTTATATGAATATTTTTAACAACTAGACGAGTCGAGCTGCTTACCAGTTTAGTGCTTCTGGAGCACGGTTCAATAGACTATTCGTTTTAGGCAGGTTACCCCGTTGCCGCTTTAATTCGTGCCAGACTGTTGGGTGAGCATACGTCTGAATATCTACGATAATTTGCTGACAAATGCGCTGTTTCTCGGCCTCCAGCGTTTGCGCTTCGTTAATGAAGTCAGGATCCTGAACGACAGTTTCCAACTCGTCGACTGTTGCCGCATCGCGAGCCTTTACATAACGTTCCAGCCGATCGAGGTAATATTTTGCCGCTGTCTTTCGAGCTTCTACGAGCGTATCGCGGTCGTTAAGACCAAGAAGTTTTAGCGTATATTCGGCCCTGCGTTTATCGCGTGGATCAAGTTTTAATCGTGGGTCAAGAATAAAAGTTTTGTTCTGAATGTCCAGCCAGAAAAACTGTAGCGGATCTTCCGCACGAGGATCAATCATGACACCATCGTCGGTAGCAGGCGCAGTGTCCCGAATTAAATCGACTGACGTATCAGTGCCTGCTGGAGAAAACACGGCAAACTTATCGAGTTTGTGACCACTATTGCAGGTCTTGCAAGCTAATAGATAGTTCTCCCAGCGAAAGGCCCGCTCCGGAAAGAAGCTTTTGGGGTAAATATGTTCAACATCGGTGGCTTCGTTATTTTCGCAGTAATTACAAATCTCGACGCCGACGCACATAGCAATCAGCTTTCCTTTGATCTCACCGAAAGCCGCTTTTTTTACGTCCGAGCTACTTTTGCTATCCCAGGCAGTTTGGGCGCGTTCTGCTTTCTGATCGAAGTCAGCTCCATCATTTATACGTGCCTGAACAGAAAGCAGATGAGCCGCAGCCGACTTAGATAATTCTTCAGAATTCAGTCGTATCATCCGTAATCAGAATTTTACGTAATTCCTGCAGTTCTTTTTTCTGGTCATCCGAGATTTGGCCGTAGGCGTTTAACTGGCTTAAATGAGCTAGTTGTTGCAGTTTGTTTTTCGAGTGTTCGGAGCGCTCGACGTTCTGCCCGAACACTTCTGTTCCGTAGGCATCCAATACGTTTCCGAAAACGAGTCGATCGCGTTCAACTCCTGTTACCTCGCCAGAGACCTGATCACTACCCGGTGCTGCCAGTCGCCAGATCGACCCTTTCTCGGCGGCCCGGCATACCAGCGGGCTATGCGTAGTAACGATAAATTGCAGGTTGGGAAAATACTTCGTAAACCACTGTCCAATACGTGTTTGCCAGGTGGGGTGCAGATGAGCATCTATTTCATCAATCAGTACAACACCGGGGAGATCTATTGTTTTACCGCCGTTTCGAACATTCGCAAAAACCAAGTCCGGGCCATAACTACGAATCAGCTGGCGGATGAGTTCGATTGTCATGCTCAGTACGGAACGATAACCGTCTGACATCTGAATAGCATCAACCAGAAAACCGTTACCATCCCGAAACAGCATACCAGCACTCAAGCTAATATCCTCTAATACAGCTCCGTGAGGCAAAAGATCAGCTTGATTAATGAACTGCTTCAATTGGTCAAAGGTCTGATCTTGAACTTTACCATTAATGAATAATTCAAGACTACGTATATATAATACTTCCAGGTAAGTCAATGCTTCTGTTAACGCTACGTCTTCGCCGAAAGCTGATAAATGAGCCCCCAAATGAGGATTACTTATGAACAACGAATCTTTATCTGCGTTGCCACCCGTAAAACGACGAAACGGTCCGTACGCTACCGAAAACCAAACACCCAGTTTGGTTTCTATTGATTGAGAAGGATTAGGTGCAGGTGCAGGTGCTACGTCCGTATATACTGGTGCCATTGTCATAGGACTAGCCTCTATTTGTTTACCGTATACTTTTCTGCCTCTGAAAATTATTTCAAGTAAAGATGCCTGGCTATCGGGTATAAGGATATTACCTTCTTCATCACGAACAAGCTTCCCCTCAAACGTAATCCGATTCTGTACTGGCCCAGTTGTTGAATCATAGCGGCTATCGGGCACCACCACTACATCGATGTTTCCAATACGCTGCCCCGTTTGCAACCAATCATTCCAATTTTGCCGAGCGGCATTTACATCTGCTACATCAAGCATCGCCAACGCTGCTGACCGGATGATCGTTGATTTACCAGCTCCATTATCCCCAATGAGTACGTGCCAGCCAGCTTCTTTGCCTTCCGGGAAGGCCATTTGAAACCGATCTATTGAGCGGATATTTTCTATATTTACTTTACGGATGTACATCGTGTCTGATCGGGCCGTGTTGTTCGACGTATTACTCAGTTTGGTCTAATCGACCAAACAAAAATATCGAACATTTCTCGACTAATGGGAGGCCACTATTATCTTCCACCAATATGCGCTCCCACACCCTGCCGTACTACCAACTTTTCTGCCTGCTTAGTGCCCTTCTGCTGTTGGGCGCTTGCCAATCTGACGGATCTACCCTCCCTGATGATGGCGCCGATTATTTTCCGCTCGAAACGGGGCGGTACGTAATTTATAACGTAACCGAGGAGCGTTTCCTGCCGAACAGCTCGCCTGCTCAACAGACGACATACCAACTCAAGGAGGTGACTGGGCCCGTATACACCGACGTAACGGGGCAACCGGCGTACCGGCTTCTGCGCTATCGTCGTTCCACGGGTACACAAGTCTGGACGGCCGATTCGATCTGGTCGGTCCGGCGGGTAATGAACGAAATGATACGTGCCGAAAACGGGCTGGATTTTGTCGCACTGGCGTTTCCGATCAGCAACCGGCTGCGCTGGAACGGCAACCGATATAACCAACTGGCCGAGGATCCTTACGAACTACGCAATAGCGGGCAGCCTTACCGCGTTTCGTCTCAACAGTTCGATGCAACCGTTACGGCACTGATGCAGGACGATTCAACCCTGCTCAGCCGCGGCAAACGGCTGGCGGTTTACGCCCGTCAGGTTGGTTTGATCTACCGGGAGCGTACGCAGTTGACGTATTGTTCCTCGTCGGCCTGCATCGGCAAAGCCCAGATTGCCTATGGCACCCGACAGATTTACCGCATTCAGCAATATGGCCGGGAGTAGAACCCGCTGGCTCTGGCTACTCCTGGTCACGCTGCTTTGCTACGGGCATCGTAGTACTGGCCAGTCCACTCAGAAATACCTAGTGCTGCTACGTGATAAAGCGAACTCCCCCTACTCGGTAGACCGGCCGGAGCAGTTTCTGTCGCAGCGGTCTGTCCTACGACGGCAGAAGCAGAACATTATGGTGAAGGAGCGCGATTTACCCGTTAATCCAGCCTATGTCACCCAGCTTCGGCAGGCAGGCGCTACGGTCTGGTACAGCTCCCGCTGGTTGAACGCCGTACTGCTCGAAGCAACCACGCCGGTCATCACCCGGATACAGTCGCTGCCCTTCGTGCAGGGGCTGGAGCTTGGCCAGGCATTGGCCAGTGCCCGCGTGGACATTCCAATACGGAACGAAGCCTTAGCTATAACTTCCGTCGTTTCGCAACCGCTCGATACGTCGCTGGCGTACGGAGTCTCTCAAACTCAGCTTGCTCAGCTTGGCGCCGACGTAATGCACCAACGGGGCTATCACGGCGAAGGTATGCTGATCGGTGTACTGGATGCGGGCTTCCGGAACGCGAATACCGTAAGGTATTTGAAACCGCTCTTTGACGAAAAACGAGTGGTAGCGACGTATGACTTTGTTACGCGCGATACCAGCGTTTACGAAGATGATGCCCACGGTGTAGAAGTTTTATCAACGATGGCAGCCACTGCCGACGGCACCTTGTATGGCACAGCCTACAAAGCCAGCTATGTGCTGCTGCGTACCGAAGATGCCGCCACCGAAAAACCAATTGAAGAAGCCAACTGGCTTATCGGTGCCGAATACGCTGACAGCGCCGGAGTTGACATTATTAATTCGTCGCTGGGTTATTTCAGCTTTGATCCCCCCTACCCGAGTCATATCTATACCGACCTGACGGGCACCAAAACCCTCATCAGCCGGGCAGCCCAGTGGGCAGCCGAAGCGGGGATTGTTGTTGTCAATTCAGCCGGGAACGAAGGAAACAACGCCTGGCGGTACATCATTGCTCCCGCCGATGCTCCGGACGTACTGGCTATCGGTGGCGTTACGTCCGCTGGCACACAGGCGTCATTCAGCTCAATCGGTCCGTCGGCCGACGGTCGTGTTAAACCGGACCTGGCCGCGCTTGGCTCCAGTGTCGTCGTTGGCTTGCCCGATGGCCGGATTTCCTACGGAAGTGGCACTTCGTTCGCGTCGCCTTTGGTGGCCGGGCTGGTCGCTGGCTTCTGGCAGGCCCACCCCCGACTAACGGCGGTTCAGGTACGCGAGGCACTTCGCCGGTCGGGAAGTCAGTACGCTACTCCGGATAATCGGCTGGGCTACGGGATTCCCAATTTTGAGCGGGCAAGTGTGTTGAGCGACGCCCTGACGCCCCTGGTGCTGTACCCGAATCCTTTCAGTAATGCCATTCCATTGTCGGTACAGTGGGACAAACTGGGCAATACAACTCTCGACGCAATGCTGACCGATCTGACAGGCCGGGTGCTTTGGCGAAATCAATATCCGGTAAACGGCATAGCAACGTTCGTTCTACCCAACCTTAATCTGGCAGCGGGTGTTTATCTGATGCAATTAATCGCCGGTGATCAGCGCCGGACGGTGAAAGTTGTGAAGCAGTAAACCTTAAACGCATCTACAACTATGGCAACCATCCGGGTCATTCAGGACGATATTACCAAACAGACCGTCGACGCCATTGTGAACGCGGCTAATACCAGTCTGCTTGGCGGTGGTGGGGTCGACGGTGCCATTCACCGGGCGGCTGGCCCTGAACTGGTCATGGAATGCCGGAAACTGCACGGCTGCAAGACCGGCGATGCCAAGATCACGCAAGGGTACCGACTTCCCGCCAAACACGTTATTCACACAGTGGGCCCCGTCTGGCGAAACGGGCTACACGACGAACCGGCCCTGCTGGCCAGTTGCTACCGGCGCTCGCTGGAACTGGCTATTGAAAATAACCTCACCAGCATCGCCTTTCCAAACATCAGCACCGGCGTTTACGGCTACCCGAAAGACAAAGCCGCCGAGGTTGCCATAACGGCCGTACGGCAGTTTTTAGACGGACAGGTCACCTCCGTTCAGGCGATTCTATTCGTCTGTTTCGACGCCGAGAATTACCAGTTGTACACTGACCGTTTATAAAAAAACCGGACCTGTTCACACAGGTCCGGTTCGTTATACGTTACTGATTCTTTCGGGACGTAGCGGTCTTAGTCTTCGTTACCGATAACACTCCCGTTGTTCTCTTTCTCTTTGCGCTGCCGCTTCACG encodes:
- a CDS encoding sulfite oxidase-like oxidoreductase, giving the protein MEANEKQDRIVEARMKLKRRFEEKIAQTPSMTDAKPRGSGPTNRHGMPAVPIGQTVTTKWPVLDLGYQPAIPLDKWQLNIDGEVNHPLRLKWEDLMALPQVEDTSDFHCVTTWSRLDVPWVGVRFMDVAALVDPKGSATHVMCYGYDGYATNISLEEALKPDVLLVHTADGQPLTREHGGPLRMITPQLYAWKGSKWIKRIEFMNANRLGFWEERGYSDTAYPWRNDRYS
- the pheA gene encoding prephenate dehydratase is translated as MTLESLRTDIDALDDQLLMLLNQRMDLVRQVGELKRSTNTVIYRPEREKQILDRLSAQNKGLLNQSAIEAIFLEIFAVSRNLELPERVAFLGPEGSFTHQAAESRFGAMSTYTALPTIRSVFESVETGRARFGVVPIENNQEGVVSEAIDLLLEKNLCIVAEAHIPVHFTFATQAENLADITHIYSKDIAFRQCSRFLNDSFDGLKAELVPVESTSKAAKLAAQQPYAAAVCSNIAAKLFDVPVLFDNIEDSNLNRTRFLILAKDFQNQPSGHDKTTLIARLPNTESPGVLAEFLQEFNARGINLTKIESRPLRDGATFRYWFLLECEGHASEPALQEILNHHAAEVKLLGSYVRVA
- a CDS encoding HNH endonuclease — translated: MIRLNSEELSKSAAAHLLSVQARINDGADFDQKAERAQTAWDSKSSSDVKKAAFGEIKGKLIAMCVGVEICNYCENNEATDVEHIYPKSFFPERAFRWENYLLACKTCNSGHKLDKFAVFSPAGTDTSVDLIRDTAPATDDGVMIDPRAEDPLQFFWLDIQNKTFILDPRLKLDPRDKRRAEYTLKLLGLNDRDTLVEARKTAAKYYLDRLERYVKARDAATVDELETVVQDPDFINEAQTLEAEKQRICQQIIVDIQTYAHPTVWHELKRQRGNLPKTNSLLNRAPEALNW
- a CDS encoding AAA family ATPase, translated to MYIRKVNIENIRSIDRFQMAFPEGKEAGWHVLIGDNGAGKSTIIRSAALAMLDVADVNAARQNWNDWLQTGQRIGNIDVVVVPDSRYDSTTGPVQNRITFEGKLVRDEEGNILIPDSQASLLEIIFRGRKVYGKQIEASPMTMAPVYTDVAPAPAPNPSQSIETKLGVWFSVAYGPFRRFTGGNADKDSLFISNPHLGAHLSAFGEDVALTEALTYLEVLYIRSLELFINGKVQDQTFDQLKQFINQADLLPHGAVLEDISLSAGMLFRDGNGFLVDAIQMSDGYRSVLSMTIELIRQLIRSYGPDLVFANVRNGGKTIDLPGVVLIDEIDAHLHPTWQTRIGQWFTKYFPNLQFIVTTHSPLVCRAAEKGSIWRLAAPGSDQVSGEVTGVERDRLVFGNVLDAYGTEVFGQNVERSEHSKNKLQQLAHLSQLNAYGQISDDQKKELQELRKILITDDTTEF
- a CDS encoding S8 family serine peptidase; this translates as MAPDRFTAFSNMAGSRTRWLWLLLVTLLCYGHRSTGQSTQKYLVLLRDKANSPYSVDRPEQFLSQRSVLRRQKQNIMVKERDLPVNPAYVTQLRQAGATVWYSSRWLNAVLLEATTPVITRIQSLPFVQGLELGQALASARVDIPIRNEALAITSVVSQPLDTSLAYGVSQTQLAQLGADVMHQRGYHGEGMLIGVLDAGFRNANTVRYLKPLFDEKRVVATYDFVTRDTSVYEDDAHGVEVLSTMAATADGTLYGTAYKASYVLLRTEDAATEKPIEEANWLIGAEYADSAGVDIINSSLGYFSFDPPYPSHIYTDLTGTKTLISRAAQWAAEAGIVVVNSAGNEGNNAWRYIIAPADAPDVLAIGGVTSAGTQASFSSIGPSADGRVKPDLAALGSSVVVGLPDGRISYGSGTSFASPLVAGLVAGFWQAHPRLTAVQVREALRRSGSQYATPDNRLGYGIPNFERASVLSDALTPLVLYPNPFSNAIPLSVQWDKLGNTTLDAMLTDLTGRVLWRNQYPVNGIATFVLPNLNLAAGVYLMQLIAGDQRRTVKVVKQ
- a CDS encoding O-acetyl-ADP-ribose deacetylase — protein: MATIRVIQDDITKQTVDAIVNAANTSLLGGGGVDGAIHRAAGPELVMECRKLHGCKTGDAKITQGYRLPAKHVIHTVGPVWRNGLHDEPALLASCYRRSLELAIENNLTSIAFPNISTGVYGYPKDKAAEVAITAVRQFLDGQVTSVQAILFVCFDAENYQLYTDRL